From the genome of Myxococcota bacterium, one region includes:
- the folP gene encoding dihydropteroate synthase: protein MSAILQTARVVGVLNATPDSFSDGGRFVDGGGLHLGPALELAAGQVEAGVDLLDVGGESTRPGAREVSVDEECARTVPLIEALAKRFATPISVDTRKSEVADAALAAGAEVVNDVSGLRFEPALAEVVSRHGAGLVLGHARGTPETMQDDPHYDRVIEEVAGELRESVAWARDAGLPDAALAVDPGIGFGKRPEDNHALLTRIGALRGAVGGSFPVWVGPSRKAFLGALTGDPAPERDAATHAACAIAVYEGADTVRVHDVAGAVRVVAVARALRAARDADAGRTPA from the coding sequence GGCGATCCTGCAGACGGCACGGGTGGTCGGTGTACTCAACGCCACCCCGGACTCCTTCTCGGACGGCGGTCGGTTCGTCGATGGAGGCGGACTCCATCTCGGGCCTGCGCTCGAACTGGCGGCCGGGCAGGTCGAAGCCGGCGTCGATCTTCTCGATGTGGGCGGCGAATCGACCCGGCCGGGGGCTCGCGAGGTCTCGGTCGACGAAGAGTGCGCGCGCACCGTTCCGCTGATCGAGGCGCTCGCGAAGCGTTTCGCCACGCCGATCTCGGTCGACACCCGCAAGTCAGAGGTGGCGGATGCCGCGCTCGCCGCGGGCGCCGAGGTCGTCAACGATGTCTCGGGTCTGCGCTTCGAGCCCGCGCTCGCCGAGGTCGTGTCGCGACATGGTGCTGGCCTGGTCCTCGGACATGCCCGCGGTACGCCGGAGACGATGCAGGACGACCCGCACTACGACCGCGTGATCGAAGAGGTGGCCGGCGAGCTCCGCGAGTCGGTCGCCTGGGCGCGCGACGCCGGCCTGCCAGACGCAGCGCTGGCGGTCGATCCCGGGATCGGATTCGGAAAGCGCCCCGAAGACAACCACGCGCTGCTGACCCGCATCGGCGCGCTGCGCGGGGCCGTGGGGGGGAGCTTCCCCGTGTGGGTCGGACCCTCGCGCAAGGCCTTTCTCGGCGCGCTCACCGGGGACCCCGCTCCCGAACGCGATGCGGCCACCCACGCCGCGTGTGCGATCGCCGTCTATGAGGGCGCCGACACGGTGCGGGTGCACGACGTGGCCGGAGCGGTCCGGGTGGTCGCCGTCGCGCGCGCGTTGCGAGCGGCCCGTGATGCGGACGCCGGGAGGACCCCGGCGTGA
- the cdaA gene encoding diadenylate cyclase CdaA has protein sequence MIETIWEWIQDLIEVFGANFDPVRDVIDIVLVTIGIYWLLLLIRGTRAFQIMLGLLVLFAASLASEFFQLVTLRTVLENFVQYGVLIVIVLFQHDIRRALARVGRGFFPSVSLARETQIVEEVVRSCQELARKRIGALVVLERETQLDDQIETETGTALDATVAKDLLVSIFIPYSPLHDGAVVVQAGRISYAGCILPLTLREDLPEGVGTRHRAAVGLTEETDAVVVVVSEETGAISLVFGGAMAQGLDGPRLRAVLRDILNGDRRDLRDIPATELAVEPLPESEEGEEGEGEEEASSDPEEPPPAPDDDGSMQKAV, from the coding sequence GTGATCGAGACGATCTGGGAGTGGATCCAGGATCTCATCGAGGTCTTCGGCGCGAACTTCGACCCGGTTCGCGACGTGATCGACATCGTGCTGGTGACGATCGGGATCTACTGGCTCTTGCTGCTGATCCGCGGCACGCGCGCGTTCCAGATCATGCTCGGGCTGCTCGTGCTGTTCGCGGCGAGCCTGGCCTCCGAGTTCTTCCAGCTCGTCACGCTGCGCACCGTCCTCGAGAACTTCGTCCAGTACGGCGTGTTGATCGTGATCGTGCTCTTCCAGCACGACATCCGGCGCGCCCTCGCGCGGGTGGGCCGCGGGTTCTTCCCGTCGGTTTCCTTGGCGCGCGAGACCCAGATCGTCGAAGAAGTGGTGCGCTCCTGTCAGGAGCTGGCCCGCAAGCGCATCGGTGCGTTGGTCGTCCTCGAGCGCGAGACCCAGCTCGATGACCAGATCGAGACCGAGACCGGCACCGCGCTCGACGCGACGGTCGCCAAGGATTTGTTGGTCTCGATCTTCATTCCCTACTCGCCGCTCCACGACGGCGCCGTGGTCGTGCAGGCCGGGCGCATCTCGTACGCCGGCTGCATCCTCCCGCTGACGCTGCGCGAAGACCTGCCCGAAGGGGTTGGCACGCGCCATCGCGCGGCGGTGGGCCTCACCGAGGAAACCGACGCAGTCGTGGTCGTCGTCTCCGAGGAGACCGGAGCGATCTCGCTCGTCTTCGGCGGCGCGATGGCCCAGGGCCTCGACGGGCCCAGGCTGCGTGCGGTCTTGCGGGACATCCTGAACGGCGATCGCCGCGATCTGCGCGACATCCCCGCGACCGAGCTCGCCGTCGAGCCGCTGCCCGAGAGCGAAGAGGGCGAGGAAGGCGAGGGCGAAGAAGAGGCGTCTTCCGATCCGGAAGAGCCGCCTCCCGCGCCGGACGACGACGGCTCGATGCAGAAGGCGGTCTAG